One Halioglobus japonicus DNA segment encodes these proteins:
- a CDS encoding tryptophan--tRNA ligase — protein MAKQRVLTGITTTGTPHLGNYVGAIRPAIEASRDDAVESFFFLADYHALIKCQDPDLVRQSTKEIAATWLALGLDTDNAVFYRQSDIPEIPELTWVLNCNAAKGLMNRAHAYKAAVQANEEAGEDPDFAVTMGLFSYPVLMAADILMFNAHKIPVGKDQIQHVEMARDIAGRFNHNFADVFTLPEAVVDDSVAVLQGLDGRKMSKSYNNTIALFLTEKKLKKHINKIKTNLLEPGEPKDPDDSTVFQVWSAFADEVETARMRKEFENGIAWGEAKKQLFELVNDEISAARERYNELMDDPGYIEETLLKGAERAREHSSALIAKVREAVGISAIR, from the coding sequence ATGGCCAAACAGCGTGTTCTCACGGGTATTACCACTACCGGCACTCCTCATCTGGGTAACTATGTCGGTGCCATCCGGCCGGCGATTGAAGCCTCGCGTGACGATGCCGTGGAGTCCTTCTTTTTCCTGGCGGACTACCACGCGCTGATCAAGTGCCAGGACCCGGATCTGGTGCGTCAGTCGACCAAGGAAATCGCGGCCACCTGGCTGGCCCTGGGCCTGGATACCGACAACGCGGTGTTCTACCGCCAGTCGGACATCCCCGAAATTCCCGAGCTGACCTGGGTCCTTAACTGCAACGCGGCCAAGGGTTTGATGAACCGCGCTCACGCGTATAAGGCCGCCGTGCAGGCGAACGAGGAAGCGGGCGAAGATCCGGATTTCGCAGTCACCATGGGCCTGTTCAGTTACCCGGTGCTGATGGCGGCGGACATCCTGATGTTTAACGCACACAAGATCCCGGTGGGCAAGGACCAGATCCAGCACGTGGAAATGGCGCGTGACATTGCAGGCCGCTTTAATCACAACTTCGCCGATGTCTTCACGCTGCCCGAGGCGGTGGTCGACGACAGTGTTGCGGTGCTGCAGGGCCTGGACGGACGCAAGATGTCCAAGAGCTATAACAACACCATTGCGCTGTTCCTGACCGAGAAAAAGCTCAAGAAGCACATCAACAAGATCAAGACCAACCTGCTGGAGCCGGGCGAGCCCAAGGATCCGGATGACTCTACGGTGTTCCAGGTCTGGTCGGCGTTTGCCGATGAGGTTGAAACTGCGCGGATGCGCAAGGAATTTGAAAATGGCATTGCCTGGGGTGAGGCGAAGAAGCAGTTGTTTGAGCTGGTGAACGACGAGATCAGTGCGGCGCGGGAGCGTTATAACGAGCTTATGGATGATCCGGGCTACATCGAAGAGACGCTGCTCAAGGGTGCCGAGCGTGCGCGGGAGCACTCTTCGGCGCTGATCGCCAAGGTCCGCGAAGCGGTCGGAATTTCCGCGATTCGCTGA
- a CDS encoding tRNA-queuosine alpha-mannosyltransferase domain-containing protein yields MKVLLLSAYAAQSHRYWQRGLREMFPGWRWTELELPPRYFSWRVRSNPLSWSLTERTTLEADYDLLIATSMVDLATLRGLVPNLARLPSLLYFHENQFVYPQDRQQHSLLEAQMVSLYAALAADQLLFNSAYNRDTFLTGVAGLLSKMPDEVPPGVADRLAGKAGVLPVPLLDTYPSDASLPWPGRQGEYPDRPLRLLWSARFEHDKGGEDLEAILQGLEATNLDYELAVTGQQFRNSPAVFTRVEQAFAHRLVSFGFVENEADFRALQGGADVVLSTAGHEFQGLAVLEAVLAGSVPLVPDRLAYPEIYPPELRYDSPEDAVALVLSLAHTLTSGQRPNVALERFTVAALQPCYAAILTALAATAG; encoded by the coding sequence GTGAAGGTTCTCCTGCTCTCTGCCTACGCTGCCCAGAGTCACCGTTACTGGCAGCGCGGTCTGCGGGAGATGTTCCCCGGGTGGCGTTGGACCGAACTGGAACTGCCGCCGCGCTACTTCAGCTGGCGGGTTCGCAGTAACCCCCTCAGTTGGTCGCTGACCGAGCGAACCACCCTCGAAGCCGATTACGATCTGCTCATCGCCACCTCCATGGTGGATCTGGCGACGCTGCGCGGACTGGTCCCGAACCTGGCCCGGCTACCCTCGCTGCTCTATTTTCATGAGAATCAATTCGTCTATCCTCAGGATCGTCAGCAACACAGCCTGCTGGAGGCGCAGATGGTCAGCCTGTACGCGGCGCTGGCAGCGGACCAGTTGCTGTTTAACTCCGCTTACAACCGCGATACATTCCTCACGGGTGTCGCAGGCCTGTTAAGCAAAATGCCCGATGAAGTGCCTCCTGGCGTCGCAGATCGGCTGGCGGGCAAAGCAGGGGTATTGCCCGTGCCGCTGCTCGACACTTATCCGTCCGATGCCTCCCTGCCATGGCCGGGTCGTCAGGGTGAGTATCCAGATCGACCGTTGCGTCTGCTCTGGAGTGCGCGCTTTGAACACGACAAGGGCGGCGAAGATTTGGAAGCCATTCTGCAGGGACTGGAAGCCACAAACCTCGACTATGAGCTGGCCGTGACAGGTCAGCAGTTTCGCAATTCGCCCGCGGTGTTCACCCGGGTGGAACAGGCCTTTGCGCACCGTTTGGTCAGCTTCGGCTTCGTCGAAAACGAAGCAGACTTTCGCGCCTTGCAGGGCGGTGCCGACGTGGTGCTGTCGACAGCCGGGCATGAATTCCAGGGCCTGGCGGTGCTGGAAGCGGTGCTCGCGGGTAGCGTACCGCTGGTACCTGACCGGCTGGCCTACCCGGAAATCTACCCGCCTGAGCTTCGCTACGACTCGCCTGAAGACGCCGTCGCCCTGGTATTGTCACTCGCGCACACATTGACCAGTGGCCAGCGGCCGAACGTGGCGCTAGAGCGCTTCACCGTCGCAGCGTTACAGCCGTGCTACGCCGCCATACTGACGGCCCTGGCGGCCACGGCAGGATAG
- the tal gene encoding transaldolase, whose translation MTSKLDQLKAMTDVVADTGDIEAIKRFAPLDATTNPSLLLKAAALPHYAELLDQAKHWATAQGGSNEEQLSNCCDRFAVDVGKEILAIIPGRISTEVDARLSFDAEATKAKARKLIGMYEEAGISRDRILIKAASTWEGICAAAELEKEGINCNLTLLFGFGQAAACADAGVFLISPFVGRILDWYKANTDVVVATPQDDPGVQSVSRIYDYYKQHGYNTVVMGASFRNTGEIEALAGCDRLTISPALLEELAADTGDLPRKLSADSASSDVAKHSPTESGFRFDLNADAMATEKLAEGIRNFVVDQIKLEQLIAARSV comes from the coding sequence ATGACCAGTAAACTGGACCAATTAAAGGCCATGACCGACGTGGTGGCCGACACCGGCGATATCGAAGCGATCAAACGTTTCGCGCCACTGGATGCAACAACCAACCCCTCACTGCTACTTAAAGCAGCAGCCCTCCCCCACTACGCCGAACTGCTCGATCAGGCTAAGCACTGGGCCACTGCCCAGGGCGGCTCCAATGAAGAACAGCTCAGCAACTGCTGCGACCGCTTTGCGGTCGACGTGGGCAAGGAAATTCTCGCCATTATCCCCGGCCGCATCTCTACCGAAGTCGACGCCCGCCTGTCCTTTGACGCCGAGGCGACCAAGGCCAAGGCGCGCAAACTGATCGGCATGTATGAAGAAGCCGGCATCAGCCGCGATCGTATCCTGATCAAGGCGGCCTCTACCTGGGAAGGCATCTGCGCCGCTGCGGAGCTGGAAAAAGAAGGCATTAACTGCAATCTGACGCTGTTGTTCGGCTTCGGCCAGGCCGCGGCCTGCGCAGACGCCGGTGTGTTCCTGATTTCACCCTTCGTGGGCCGTATCCTCGACTGGTACAAGGCCAACACCGATGTCGTCGTTGCAACGCCACAGGACGACCCCGGCGTGCAGTCGGTAAGTCGCATCTACGACTACTACAAGCAGCACGGCTACAACACAGTGGTGATGGGCGCGAGCTTCCGCAACACCGGCGAGATCGAAGCCCTGGCCGGCTGTGACCGCCTCACCATCAGCCCTGCGCTGCTGGAGGAACTCGCTGCCGACACAGGCGACCTGCCTCGTAAGCTCAGCGCCGACAGCGCCAGCTCCGACGTCGCCAAACACAGCCCTACCGAGTCTGGATTCCGCTTTGACCTCAACGCCGACGCCATGGCCACCGAGAAACTGGCCGAAGGTATCCGCAACTTCGTGGTCGATCAGATCAAACTCGAACAGCTGATTGCTGCTCGCTCGGTTTAA
- a CDS encoding M18 family aminopeptidase produces MDNSQQFNEDLCQFLARATTPFHAVAEMVSRLEAAGFSQLIEDTDWDIQPGGRYYVVRNGSSIVAFGIGEKLGPIEGLRMVGAHTDSPCLMVKPAPERQRHGYLQLGVEVYGGALLNPWFDRDLSLAGRVSFQCDAGSLRTALIDFRRAIATIPSLAIHLDREANKNRSVNPQKDIPPILCQLSADEKADFREILREQLVVEHPGCGVEKVLDYEMCFYDTQPAAVTGLKGEFLASARLDNLLSCYTGLQALLQWDGQATVLLVCNDHEEVGSLSAVGAQGPMLGSVLKRLAGDLAGYSALTERSMMISADNAHGIHPNYADKHDENHGPLLNAGPVIKINSNQRYASNSETTGLYRMLAAAEGVPVQSFVVRTDMACGSTIGPITAGEVGVRTLDIGVPTFGMHSIRELAGTKDAFNLSRVLRRFYNHPGSLAAS; encoded by the coding sequence ATGGATAACTCGCAGCAGTTCAACGAAGACCTCTGCCAGTTTCTGGCACGGGCTACCACGCCGTTTCATGCCGTCGCGGAGATGGTCAGCCGCCTGGAAGCCGCAGGCTTTAGCCAACTCATTGAGGATACCGACTGGGATATCCAACCCGGTGGCCGCTACTATGTTGTGCGCAACGGCAGTTCGATCGTGGCGTTTGGCATCGGTGAGAAACTGGGCCCTATAGAGGGCCTGCGGATGGTCGGTGCACACACGGACAGCCCTTGCCTTATGGTCAAGCCTGCGCCCGAGCGGCAGCGACACGGTTACCTGCAACTCGGTGTGGAAGTGTACGGCGGAGCGTTGCTTAATCCCTGGTTTGATCGCGACCTGTCTCTCGCGGGCAGAGTATCGTTTCAGTGTGACGCTGGCAGCTTACGTACTGCGCTCATCGATTTTCGTCGGGCGATTGCCACCATTCCCAGCCTGGCAATTCACCTGGATCGCGAAGCCAACAAAAATCGTTCGGTCAATCCACAAAAAGACATTCCGCCAATCCTCTGTCAGCTAAGCGCAGATGAGAAAGCAGACTTCAGGGAAATTCTGCGCGAACAATTGGTGGTAGAACATCCCGGATGCGGCGTTGAAAAGGTGCTGGATTACGAAATGTGTTTCTACGACACGCAGCCGGCGGCCGTCACCGGGCTCAAGGGCGAGTTCCTAGCGTCTGCGCGCCTGGATAACTTGCTGAGTTGTTATACCGGGCTGCAGGCGCTGCTCCAGTGGGATGGTCAGGCTACCGTGCTGCTGGTATGCAATGACCACGAGGAAGTCGGCAGCCTGTCAGCCGTTGGCGCCCAGGGCCCCATGCTGGGGAGCGTACTGAAACGACTGGCGGGAGACCTGGCAGGCTATAGCGCACTCACCGAACGCTCCATGATGATCTCCGCTGACAATGCGCATGGTATCCATCCCAACTACGCCGACAAGCACGACGAAAATCACGGGCCGCTGCTCAACGCCGGGCCGGTAATCAAGATCAACAGTAATCAGCGCTACGCCTCCAATAGCGAGACGACTGGCCTTTATCGCATGCTGGCCGCAGCGGAAGGCGTGCCCGTACAGTCATTCGTGGTGCGCACGGATATGGCCTGTGGTAGTACGATCGGTCCGATAACTGCCGGGGAAGTAGGGGTGCGCACCCTTGATATTGGTGTGCCTACTTTTGGCATGCACTCTATACGGGAGTTGGCCGGCACCAAAGACGCCTTCAATCTGTCGCGTGTGCTACGCCGCTTCTACAACCATCCGGGGTCGCTGGCAGCCAGCTGA
- a CDS encoding DMT family transporter, translated as MDVWVGFTLLAAVMQTVRTAGQKRMAGSLTPMAATTARYLFGLPFALLYLFTIASAEPRAATRLALANSTFLGYAVMAGMAQILATYWLIRLLNLRNFAIGTVFSKTEVILTAVLGAVFFSATLTGAGWLAVLVGSAGVLVLAIPGNRLEIEPQSLSLGLLAGLGFALTSLWLRAASTSLTGTAIESAAITLVYAVSLQTAACIVHLIIKERQQLRRLASEWKLGLFIGVSSVMGSIGWYTAVTLQDAALVRALGQVELLFALLMGRFWFGETLSRREWIGMALISSCVLTLLLF; from the coding sequence ATGGATGTATGGGTAGGATTCACCTTGCTCGCAGCGGTAATGCAAACCGTCCGCACTGCAGGCCAGAAACGTATGGCAGGCAGCCTGACCCCCATGGCCGCCACGACCGCACGCTATCTGTTTGGCCTACCGTTCGCCCTGCTCTATCTGTTCACAATCGCCTCAGCTGAGCCACGAGCGGCGACCCGCTTGGCACTGGCCAATAGCACGTTCCTTGGCTATGCAGTCATGGCCGGCATGGCCCAGATATTGGCGACCTACTGGCTCATCCGTCTGCTAAATCTGCGCAACTTTGCCATTGGCACAGTGTTTTCCAAGACGGAGGTCATTCTAACAGCCGTGCTGGGAGCTGTGTTCTTCTCCGCCACTCTGACTGGCGCCGGCTGGCTGGCAGTACTGGTGGGCAGCGCCGGTGTTCTGGTGCTGGCCATTCCCGGCAACCGGCTGGAAATTGAGCCACAGAGCCTTAGCCTCGGCTTGCTGGCTGGGCTGGGGTTTGCGCTCACTTCTCTGTGGCTGCGGGCGGCCAGCACTTCACTGACAGGCACTGCGATAGAGAGCGCCGCCATTACGCTGGTCTACGCGGTGTCACTCCAGACCGCAGCTTGCATTGTCCATCTCATCATCAAGGAACGCCAACAACTCCGCCGACTTGCCAGCGAGTGGAAGCTGGGCCTGTTTATTGGCGTTAGCAGTGTGATGGGGTCCATAGGCTGGTATACCGCTGTGACACTTCAGGACGCGGCGCTGGTCCGCGCCCTGGGTCAGGTTGAATTACTTTTCGCGCTGTTAATGGGAAGGTTCTGGTTTGGAGAAACGTTGTCGAGAAGGGAATGGATAGGGATGGCCCTCATCTCCAGTTGCGTATTAACACTCTTACTGTTCTGA
- a CDS encoding NAD(P)-dependent oxidoreductase produces the protein MKLAFIGLGVMGYPMAGHLQRAGHEVTVYNRTVSKARDWVDEYGGAMALTPAAAATEANQVFVCVGNDDDVRSVIYGDEGVLAGLASGAVIVDHTTASAELARELAAAAAEQGIGFLDAPVSGGQGGAENGVLTVMVGGEAETFAMAESVLQCYARCVRLLGACGSGQLAKMVNQICIAGVVQGLAEALEFSEQAGLDSAGVVEVISQGAAQSWQMENRYQTMLAGEYEHGFAVDWMRKDLGMVLAEASRMGLELPITQIVDGYYADVQGMGGGRWDTSSLFARMRERSK, from the coding sequence ATGAAACTCGCATTTATTGGCCTGGGGGTCATGGGCTATCCGATGGCCGGACACCTGCAGCGCGCTGGTCATGAGGTCACGGTTTACAATCGTACTGTCAGCAAAGCCCGGGATTGGGTTGATGAATACGGCGGCGCCATGGCGCTGACACCGGCCGCTGCAGCGACTGAAGCAAACCAGGTGTTTGTCTGTGTGGGTAACGACGACGATGTGCGATCGGTGATCTACGGTGACGAAGGTGTGCTGGCCGGCCTGGCGAGTGGAGCCGTTATTGTCGATCACACGACGGCCTCCGCCGAGCTCGCCCGCGAATTGGCGGCCGCTGCTGCCGAACAGGGTATTGGTTTTCTCGATGCCCCGGTATCCGGTGGTCAGGGGGGTGCAGAGAACGGCGTATTAACCGTCATGGTGGGTGGTGAGGCCGAGACCTTTGCCATGGCTGAGTCCGTGCTGCAGTGTTACGCACGCTGCGTGCGCCTGCTCGGTGCCTGTGGCAGTGGACAGCTGGCGAAGATGGTTAACCAGATCTGTATCGCCGGTGTGGTACAGGGGCTGGCTGAAGCGCTGGAGTTCTCAGAGCAGGCGGGTCTCGATTCTGCTGGCGTGGTTGAAGTTATTTCTCAGGGCGCCGCTCAGTCCTGGCAGATGGAAAATCGCTACCAGACCATGCTGGCCGGTGAGTATGAGCACGGATTTGCGGTGGACTGGATGCGCAAGGATCTGGGTATGGTATTGGCGGAGGCGAGCCGTATGGGGCTGGAACTGCCAATTACCCAAATTGTGGACGGTTACTACGCCGACGTGCAGGGCATGGGCGGTGGCCGCTGGGACACCTCCAGCCTGTTCGCGCGTATGCGCGAGCGCAGTAAATAG
- a CDS encoding TIGR03620 family F420-dependent LLM class oxidoreductase: MKKQNIGKLGIWSWMDNNNFDECRAFAQRAESQGYGAIWVPDAVGRDPFVTLSVIAEATETLCVATGIVNLYGRDAMAMKASRNSLDELSGGRLILGIGVSHAEMVGGLRQQEYGKPLTTMRNYLQRMEEAMYMGPQPEKQGLLVLAALREKMLGLSGSNADGAHPYFVTPEHTARARSILGPDKFLAPEQKVLLETDATKAREIARGAMAMYLGLPNYRNNLLTLGFEEADFDDGGSDRLVDAIVAWGDETAIMKRIESHWENGADHVCIQALRKDGVNGFDPVAIDALAPG; encoded by the coding sequence ATGAAGAAACAGAATATAGGCAAGCTCGGTATCTGGAGCTGGATGGACAACAATAATTTCGATGAGTGCCGGGCGTTCGCTCAGCGCGCAGAGAGTCAAGGCTACGGTGCCATATGGGTCCCAGATGCCGTAGGTAGAGATCCCTTTGTCACTTTGTCGGTTATAGCAGAAGCCACTGAAACGCTCTGCGTTGCCACCGGCATCGTCAACCTATATGGCCGTGACGCGATGGCGATGAAGGCGTCCCGCAATTCGCTAGACGAGTTGAGCGGCGGCCGTCTGATTCTAGGCATCGGAGTTTCGCACGCGGAGATGGTGGGCGGTCTCCGCCAACAGGAATACGGTAAACCCCTGACGACCATGCGCAACTATCTGCAGCGTATGGAGGAGGCCATGTATATGGGCCCCCAGCCTGAAAAGCAGGGCCTGCTGGTACTGGCAGCGCTGCGCGAAAAAATGCTCGGGCTTTCAGGTAGCAATGCAGATGGCGCACACCCGTACTTTGTAACGCCAGAGCACACCGCCCGGGCCCGCAGTATTCTCGGTCCAGATAAGTTTCTCGCGCCCGAGCAGAAAGTGCTGCTAGAAACCGACGCCACTAAGGCCCGCGAAATCGCCCGCGGCGCCATGGCGATGTATCTCGGTCTGCCGAATTACCGCAATAATTTGCTCACTCTGGGCTTTGAAGAGGCCGACTTTGACGATGGCGGTAGTGATCGGCTGGTTGACGCGATTGTCGCTTGGGGAGACGAAACTGCCATCATGAAGCGTATTGAATCGCACTGGGAGAATGGCGCGGACCACGTGTGTATTCAGGCCCTGCGCAAAGACGGCGTCAATGGTTTTGACCCCGTGGCCATCGACGCCCTGGCGCCGGGCTAA
- a CDS encoding isochorismatase family protein: MDLNRKSLGLGNKPALVLVDMIEGFTNPECPLGCDCPDVVAANAELLAVFRGANLPIFFTTVVFHSDDQARVFRERVPALNALTPDSHWVKVDHRLVMRDGEVLVEKQWASAFRGTDIDEQLRARGVDSLVVTGLSTSGCVRATAVDGLQHDYRVVVAKEAVGDRNMEAHAANLFDMHAKYADVLPMSDVLSDIDKRTE, translated from the coding sequence ATGGATCTGAACAGAAAGAGCTTGGGTTTGGGTAACAAGCCGGCACTGGTGCTCGTGGATATGATCGAGGGCTTTACTAACCCGGAGTGTCCGCTGGGCTGTGACTGCCCCGATGTCGTTGCTGCCAACGCTGAACTGCTGGCTGTATTTCGCGGTGCGAACTTGCCAATCTTTTTTACAACGGTGGTGTTTCATAGTGACGACCAGGCACGGGTTTTTCGCGAGCGCGTGCCTGCACTGAATGCACTCACGCCGGACTCGCATTGGGTCAAGGTGGACCACAGGCTGGTCATGCGAGACGGAGAAGTGCTTGTCGAGAAGCAATGGGCGAGTGCCTTCCGCGGTACTGACATTGATGAGCAATTGCGTGCGCGCGGTGTCGACTCATTGGTTGTAACCGGTCTCAGCACCAGCGGCTGCGTGCGCGCAACAGCTGTGGACGGTTTGCAGCACGACTACCGTGTTGTAGTGGCCAAAGAGGCAGTTGGTGATCGAAATATGGAGGCCCACGCGGCAAATTTGTTCGACATGCACGCCAAGTATGCGGACGTGCTGCCGATGAGTGATGTGCTCTCCGATATTGATAAGAGGACTGAGTGA
- a CDS encoding aromatic ring-hydroxylating oxygenase subunit alpha, with the protein MLINLWYVAEWADKVKDKPVRAKLLGQNFVLFRDSKGKVHCLSDVCIHRGGALSGGWTTERDCVACPYHGWEFDPEGKVQFIPSRGEGGAVPERARIDAYPTEERYGMIWVFMGDLDEADRYPIPPFPEYDDRDNWRPIYTEFTWNADVNRVVENGIDIAHTSFVHPGFGYREMADKNHIVKIERTEYSGSSSCVLYPPPLEGGMGINRLFRKDKAATHVHPSFYLPGHTVHLHIEVNSWMSMIIFDCNTPIDENTTRSFVVQVRNFFKWGVFDGGSVKRTLRVFQEDADIVEALSPHYLPESLENEVSVEQDKFTGAWRKVRKVHVEEHGWKIDSKAMALHEGEKIFTIPSPARRRNPELRWALETVPLIEPSNPSSGPDNLVSINEG; encoded by the coding sequence ATGCTGATAAACTTGTGGTATGTGGCCGAATGGGCCGACAAGGTAAAAGACAAGCCAGTGCGGGCCAAATTACTGGGACAAAATTTTGTGCTGTTTCGCGACAGCAAAGGGAAAGTCCACTGCCTGAGCGATGTCTGTATTCATCGCGGTGGCGCACTGTCAGGTGGCTGGACCACCGAACGCGACTGTGTGGCCTGTCCTTATCACGGCTGGGAATTCGACCCGGAGGGCAAAGTACAATTCATCCCCTCCCGGGGTGAGGGCGGTGCGGTGCCTGAGCGTGCGCGGATAGATGCATATCCCACGGAAGAGCGCTACGGCATGATCTGGGTGTTCATGGGCGACCTGGACGAGGCTGATCGCTACCCCATCCCACCTTTCCCGGAATATGATGATCGGGATAACTGGCGCCCCATTTATACTGAGTTCACCTGGAATGCCGATGTCAACCGCGTGGTTGAGAACGGCATTGACATCGCCCATACGTCATTTGTCCATCCTGGCTTTGGCTATCGGGAAATGGCAGACAAGAACCACATCGTGAAAATCGAGCGTACGGAGTATTCCGGCAGTTCCTCGTGTGTGCTTTATCCGCCGCCCCTGGAAGGCGGCATGGGCATTAATCGCCTGTTCAGGAAGGACAAGGCCGCCACTCACGTGCACCCGTCGTTCTACCTGCCCGGGCATACCGTGCACCTGCACATTGAGGTCAATTCCTGGATGTCGATGATTATCTTCGACTGTAATACGCCCATCGATGAAAACACCACCCGTTCGTTTGTGGTGCAGGTGCGCAACTTCTTCAAGTGGGGCGTGTTCGACGGCGGCTCGGTAAAACGTACGCTGCGGGTGTTCCAGGAGGATGCCGACATCGTCGAGGCGCTGTCACCTCATTACTTGCCTGAGTCGCTCGAGAACGAAGTATCGGTAGAGCAGGACAAATTTACGGGTGCCTGGCGCAAGGTGCGCAAAGTGCACGTAGAGGAGCACGGTTGGAAGATCGACAGCAAGGCGATGGCATTGCATGAAGGGGAGAAGATATTCACGATTCCTTCACCGGCACGCCGTCGCAATCCCGAGTTGCGCTGGGCGCTGGAGACCGTGCCGTTGATTGAGCCCTCTAATCCGTCCTCAGGGCCCGATAATCTCGTCAGTATTAACGAGGGATAG
- the dusA gene encoding tRNA dihydrouridine(20/20a) synthase DusA, with translation MSASPTKLNRRFSIAPMLDWSDRHCRFFWRQLTRQALLYTEMVTTGALLHGDRDRFLNFNAEEHPVALQLGGSDAADLARCAKWAQEWGYDEVNLNCGCPSDRVQSGMFGACLMVAPQRVADGVKAMRDACELPVTVKHRIGIDDMESYQELIDFISPIAEAGCEVFIVHARKAWLQGLSPKENREIPPLNYPWVYQLKRDLPHLEIIINGGIKSLAECQEHLQHVDGVMIGREAYQNPWMLAEVDSSLYGMDKTVQSRDDVIAGLLPYVAGQLEGGAHLNHITRHILGLYQGVPGARKFRRHLSENAYKQQAGLEVLTEAHRLVQEATAYAEARNRQPSANEFSAH, from the coding sequence ATGTCAGCCAGCCCCACCAAACTCAATCGCCGCTTTTCGATTGCGCCCATGCTCGATTGGAGTGATCGTCACTGCCGTTTTTTCTGGCGACAGCTGACCCGCCAGGCCTTGCTTTACACCGAAATGGTGACCACCGGCGCGTTGCTGCACGGCGACCGCGATCGCTTCCTGAATTTCAATGCAGAAGAACATCCCGTGGCCCTGCAACTGGGAGGTTCTGATGCCGCTGATCTGGCCCGGTGCGCCAAATGGGCCCAGGAGTGGGGCTATGATGAGGTTAACCTGAACTGTGGCTGCCCATCCGACAGGGTCCAGTCAGGCATGTTCGGAGCCTGTCTGATGGTTGCACCCCAGCGTGTGGCGGACGGTGTTAAAGCCATGCGAGATGCCTGTGAACTGCCAGTGACGGTCAAGCATCGCATCGGCATCGACGATATGGAGTCCTATCAGGAACTCATCGACTTTATCAGTCCAATTGCCGAGGCAGGCTGCGAGGTCTTTATCGTACACGCCCGCAAGGCCTGGCTGCAGGGCCTGTCACCCAAGGAGAATCGGGAGATCCCGCCGCTCAACTATCCCTGGGTTTACCAGCTGAAGCGGGACCTTCCGCACCTGGAAATCATCATCAACGGGGGCATCAAGAGCCTTGCTGAATGCCAAGAGCATCTGCAACACGTCGACGGCGTCATGATTGGCCGCGAGGCCTACCAGAATCCGTGGATGCTGGCCGAGGTGGATTCGAGCCTTTACGGGATGGACAAAACCGTACAATCCCGCGATGATGTCATCGCTGGTTTGCTGCCCTATGTAGCCGGCCAGCTCGAAGGCGGCGCCCACCTGAATCACATTACCCGGCACATTCTCGGCCTCTACCAAGGAGTTCCGGGAGCGAGGAAGTTCCGGCGCCACCTCAGCGAAAACGCTTACAAGCAACAAGCGGGACTTGAGGTACTCACCGAGGCACACAGACTGGTGCAGGAAGCGACGGCCTACGCCGAAGCCAGAAACCGGCAGCCGTCCGCAAACGAGTTCAGCGCCCACTAA
- the tsaB gene encoding tRNA (adenosine(37)-N6)-threonylcarbamoyltransferase complex dimerization subunit type 1 TsaB has translation MNGILAIETATEACSVALWRDGNTEHRHELAARQHNQRLFSMLRELLPDGVKDIDAIAYGSGPGSFTGLRIAASAVQGLAFSAGVPAVPVSTLACQVQTALREGLVEEGGYVLSCLDARIKEVYFALYRIEGDEVFEVQAAAGVKPEQMTIAELPAQMVAIGDGCAFVDQFPESVQKVLTAVHAQVLPEARDLIPAARRMLASGTFQKAADVHPVYVRDEVNWKKIHEQGKPS, from the coding sequence ATGAACGGCATACTTGCCATTGAAACGGCCACTGAAGCCTGTTCCGTCGCTCTTTGGCGTGATGGTAACACTGAGCATCGCCACGAACTGGCGGCGCGGCAGCATAACCAACGCCTGTTTAGCATGCTCCGTGAACTGTTGCCTGATGGTGTCAAAGATATCGACGCCATCGCCTATGGCTCGGGGCCAGGGTCGTTTACCGGGCTGCGGATTGCTGCGAGTGCAGTGCAGGGGCTGGCGTTTTCAGCAGGTGTTCCTGCAGTACCGGTTTCTACGCTGGCCTGCCAGGTTCAGACAGCGCTGCGCGAGGGGCTGGTGGAGGAGGGCGGCTATGTGCTGTCCTGCCTCGATGCTCGAATCAAGGAAGTCTATTTCGCCCTGTATCGCATCGAAGGCGATGAGGTGTTCGAAGTTCAGGCCGCAGCGGGAGTAAAACCCGAACAGATGACGATTGCGGAACTGCCTGCGCAAATGGTGGCAATCGGCGATGGATGCGCTTTTGTCGATCAGTTTCCCGAATCAGTGCAGAAAGTACTAACAGCGGTTCACGCTCAGGTGCTTCCCGAGGCGCGTGACCTGATACCTGCGGCGCGCCGAATGCTGGCGTCAGGCACTTTCCAGAAAGCGGCAGATGTACATCCCGTGTATGTGCGCGATGAGGTTAACTGGAAAAAAATTCATGAACAGGGCAAACCGTCGTGA